The following are encoded together in the Euzebyales bacterium genome:
- a CDS encoding ABC transporter ATP-binding protein: MTDTTAHDPPRSDHIVDTRHLTKRFGGQTAVDDLTMQVREGTIFGFIGPSGSGKTTTVRLLTGVQSPTDGTAYVMGTEPTAFSERERERIGYMPQLSVLFPHLSIMENLRFVASIYGMPWGRRSQLKRVLEFVELVEHRRKRLRHASGGMQRRLALAAALVNEPQLLFLDEPTGGIDPVLRRKFWDHFESLRDGGRTLFVTTQYVGEAAYCDRIGVLREGRLLTVDTPEGLRRQAFGGEVIDLIVADRIEQDLITDATRLRYVVHAQRMRVDGRGMRITVDDADRVIPPLQRWFDERGVQVESIDRYLPPFDDVFVKLIESEGPTELSGLSDAAAEQAALEPEITIPPPPQDPSVVGGPPAAPPPETTDTAPPDEVVAPKVDAAATPPPGGGAPTTPPQEGDDEAADDRAPAEDQR, translated from the coding sequence CAGACCGCGGTCGACGACCTGACGATGCAGGTCCGTGAGGGCACGATCTTCGGTTTCATCGGACCGAGCGGGTCGGGCAAGACGACGACCGTCCGCCTGCTGACCGGCGTGCAGTCGCCGACCGACGGCACCGCGTACGTCATGGGCACCGAGCCGACAGCGTTCAGTGAGCGCGAGCGCGAACGGATCGGCTACATGCCACAGCTGTCGGTGCTGTTCCCCCACCTGTCGATCATGGAGAACCTCCGTTTCGTCGCCTCGATCTACGGCATGCCGTGGGGACGTCGGTCGCAGCTCAAGCGGGTGCTCGAGTTCGTCGAGCTCGTCGAGCATCGCCGCAAGCGCCTGCGACATGCCTCCGGCGGCATGCAGCGACGCCTCGCACTGGCGGCCGCACTGGTCAACGAGCCGCAGCTGCTGTTCCTCGACGAGCCGACCGGGGGCATCGATCCGGTGCTGCGCCGCAAGTTCTGGGACCACTTCGAGTCGCTCCGCGACGGCGGCAGGACCCTGTTCGTCACCACCCAGTACGTCGGTGAGGCCGCGTACTGCGACCGGATCGGCGTGCTGCGCGAGGGTCGGCTGCTGACCGTCGACACGCCCGAGGGCCTGCGGCGGCAGGCCTTCGGCGGTGAGGTCATCGATCTGATCGTGGCCGACCGCATCGAGCAGGACCTGATCACTGACGCGACACGGCTCCGCTACGTGGTCCACGCCCAGCGCATGCGCGTCGACGGCCGCGGGATGCGCATCACCGTCGACGACGCCGACCGGGTGATCCCCCCGCTGCAGCGCTGGTTCGACGAGCGCGGTGTGCAGGTCGAGTCGATCGACCGTTACCTGCCGCCGTTCGACGACGTCTTCGTCAAGCTGATCGAGTCCGAGGGACCGACCGAGCTCAGCGGGCTGTCCGACGCCGCCGCCGAGCAGGCCGCGCTCGAGCCGGAGATCACGATCCCCCCGCCCCCGCAGGACCCCTCGGTGGTCGGTGGACCCCCGGCCGCACCGCCACCGGAGACCACCGACACCGCACCGCCGGACGAGGTGGTCGCGCCGAAGGTCGACGCGGCGGCCACCCCACCCCCGGGGGGCGGCGCCCCGACCACCCCGCCCCAAGAGGGCGACGACGAGGCGGCGGACGACAGGGCGCCGGCGGAGGACCAGCGATGA